The following are from one region of the Streptomyces changanensis genome:
- a CDS encoding RrF2 family transcriptional regulator, with protein sequence MRISAKADYAVRAALLLATAGPTAHLKAEAIAEAQDIPHKFLEGILNDMRRGGLVVSQRGVNGGYRLARPARDVSIADVVRAVDGPLVSVRGVRPPELSYSGPAESLLPLWIALRANVRSILEGVSLADVAAGELPPSVGALAEDPAAWSNP encoded by the coding sequence ATGCGAATCTCGGCCAAGGCGGACTACGCGGTGCGCGCCGCGCTGCTGCTCGCCACCGCCGGTCCGACGGCGCACCTGAAGGCCGAGGCCATCGCGGAGGCGCAGGACATCCCGCACAAGTTCCTCGAAGGCATCCTCAACGACATGCGCCGTGGCGGGCTCGTCGTCAGCCAGCGCGGTGTCAACGGCGGTTACCGGCTGGCGAGGCCCGCGCGGGACGTCAGCATCGCCGACGTGGTGCGGGCCGTCGACGGGCCCCTGGTCTCCGTACGCGGGGTCCGCCCGCCGGAGCTCTCCTACAGCGGCCCCGCCGAGTCGCTGCTGCCCCTGTGGATCGCCCTGCGGGCGAACGTGCGGAGCATCCTCGAAGGGGTCTCCCTCGCCGACGTGGCGGCGGGCGAGCTGCCCCCGTCCGTCGGCGCGTTGGCGGAGGACCCGGCCGCCTGGTCCAACCCCTGA
- a CDS encoding putative leader peptide: MSSTQQPLVRRRHVDLRRVASAICRCA, encoded by the coding sequence ATGTCCTCGACGCAGCAGCCGCTCGTACGCCGCAGGCATGTCGACCTCCGTCGCGTCGCCAGTGCCATCTGCCGCTGCGCGTAA
- a CDS encoding winged helix-turn-helix domain-containing protein: MTTAPFAADHPTTAPRLRLVGPRPAEPHVGYLVFLPDGVDPMALLTTHGVRPEVHRLAPRAAPVTARPPVPGPTAGPTTGPTAGSAAGPTAGSVTGSGQVYADDAVRVDPDRRTVHVDGVELDLTYLEFGLLAHLVAHPHMVHSRESLVSGVWGYGYIGDGRTVDVHVARLRRKLGPAHRDRIVTVRRVGYKYVPDHR; encoded by the coding sequence GTGACCACCGCACCGTTCGCCGCCGACCACCCGACCACCGCCCCCCGTCTGCGCCTGGTGGGGCCCCGTCCCGCCGAACCGCACGTCGGCTACCTCGTGTTCCTGCCCGACGGCGTCGACCCCATGGCGCTGCTGACCACCCACGGCGTACGACCGGAGGTCCACCGGCTCGCCCCCCGGGCGGCCCCGGTCACGGCCCGGCCGCCCGTCCCCGGTCCCACCGCCGGCCCCACCACCGGCCCCACCGCCGGATCCGCCGCCGGCCCCACCGCCGGATCCGTCACCGGTTCCGGGCAGGTGTACGCGGACGACGCGGTCCGCGTCGACCCCGACCGGCGGACCGTCCACGTCGACGGTGTCGAACTGGACCTGACCTACCTCGAGTTCGGGCTCCTCGCCCACCTCGTCGCCCACCCGCACATGGTCCACTCGCGAGAGTCCCTCGTGTCGGGGGTCTGGGGCTACGGGTACATCGGCGACGGGCGCACCGTCGACGTCCACGTGGCCCGGCTGCGGCGCAAGCTCGGCCCCGCGCACCGGGACCGGATCGTCACCGTCCGCCGCGTCGGCTACAAGTACGTGCCCGACCACCGGTGA